One Apodemus sylvaticus chromosome 14, mApoSyl1.1, whole genome shotgun sequence DNA window includes the following coding sequences:
- the Arl10 gene encoding ADP-ribosylation factor-like protein 10 → MAPRPLGPLALALGGAAAVLGSVLFILWKAYFGRGRERRWDQGEAWWGADTARLPQWDEWEPEDEEDEPALEELEQREVLVLGLDGSGKSTFLRLLAGKPPVEGHVPTWGFNSVRLPTKNFEVDLLEIGGSQNLRFYWKEFVNEVDVLVFMVDSTDRLRLPWARQELQKLLDKDPDLPVVIVANKQDLSGAMSMVELQQELGLLASDNQREVFLLAASIAPAGSGFEEPGTVRIWKLLLELLS, encoded by the exons ATGGCGCCGCGGCCACTGGGCCCCTTGGCGCTGGCCCTGGGTGGCGCCGCAGCCGTGCTGGGCTCGGTGCTCTTTATCCTTTGGAAAGCTTACTTCGGCCGCGGCCGGGAGCGGCGCTGGGACCAGGGCGAGGCCTGGTGGGGCGCGGACACTGCCCGCCTCCCTCAGTGGGACGAGTGGGAG CCTGAGGACGAGGAAGATGAGCCGGCATTGGAGGAGCTGGAACAGCGCGAAGTGTTGGTGCTGGGCTTGGATGGCTCAGGGAAAAGCACGTTCCTGCGCTTGCTGGCCGGGAAGCCACCGGTGGAAGGCCACGTCCCTACCTGGGGCTTCAACTCAGTTCGGCTGCCTACCAAGAATTTCGAGGTGGACCTGTTAGAGA TTGGTGGCAGCCAGAACCTGCGCTTCTACTGGAAGGAGTTTGTCAATGAGGTGGACGTGCTGGTGTTCATGGTGGACTCGACCGACCGGCTAAGGCTGCCCTGGGCTCGGCAGGAGCTGCAGAAACTGCTAGACAAGGACCCAGACCTGCCTGTTGTTATAGTGGCCAACAAGCAG GACCTGAGCGGGGCCATGAGCATGGTGGAGCTGCAGCAGGAGCTGGGCCTCCTTGCCAGTGACAACCAGAGGgaggttttcctcttagcagccAGCATTGCCCCTGCGGGATCTGGCTTTGAGGAGCCCGGCACTGTGCGCATCTGGAAGTTGCTCCTGGAGCTTCTGTCCTAA